Within the Acidobacteriota bacterium genome, the region ACCCGGAAGCTCACCATGTGCCACTTCATGGCCGCTTTCGGTGTGGCCGCCACGTTCGCTCCTCAGGAGACATTGGGTCCTGCATTGATAACTCCCGACGCCCACATTCCAGATCCCCCAGAGCGTTGCGGTCACGATCACAGCGATAAGCAGGCGGCGCGTCGACCAACGCCGAGCGAACAGAAGCCACACCAGACACGGCATACATGATGAGCGTATCGACGCCGGCAAGGGCGGCGACCAGGACGCCGAAGAGTGCAACTCCGAGCAGCCGCCGCAGAAAGCGCCACCGACCGTTCTCCCCTCGGGCGTCCGCTCGCTGCAACTGGATGGCGAAGCCCACCCCGAACAGGATGGCAAACGTCGTGGCCGCCTTGCCCGCGATGAACCAACCGATGCCTTGGTTGATTGCGGCGCCGAGCGCCCCGCCACCCTCGTTGGGGTTGCCCTGCCAGAAATGAACGATGACCATCCCGAGGATCGCACAGCCGCGCAGGATGTCGAGCACCTGGAGCCGTTCGCGCGGAGCGACCGGTTCCGGGAGAGGAACAGCCGCCGACGTGATGAGAGACTCGGGAACAGTAGTAATGTCTGCCCTCATAGCCGTGGCCGCGGTTCGCCGCGACGGCCACGTTGCCCAACCTCCAGTAGGAAGTTGGCGCCGTTTGTGCGCTGGAACACACGAACGATACCGTGGGCCGCCCGAGCGTGGCGTGGTTCGGCGGCATTATGTCCTTCGGCGAAGTCGACCGCAAGCGCTCTCCCAGCTCGGAGCTCAGGGGCGTCCGGACGCGCATCGACTGCGGATTGCCGCCGCCGGCAAGAGTAGGGAATCCGCCAGGTAGCCGGACCAAGCCAAATGTCGACTATGCGTCCGGGTTAAGACGATGCATGCGTCCCAAGAACCCTGCTGTGTGGTTGGAACCAGCCCTGATTCAATGACTTGCTGCGCCGGAGCGGGTGTCGCACGAAACACCCGATTCTCGAGACGTACCGGCCGAATACAACTCGTCGCCCCCAGTGAATAGGGATAATCAGATCGGCCCGAGTGACCGGCGATCGCGCCCACCTGCCTCTTGAACTGGCGATCGCGCGGACCGGCCTCTTGTGAACCCGCCTCTACCGCAAGAACGCGTCAGCGGCGGTCCGCACTCGAATGGACGTCTCCTTCACCCTGTTGCCGCGAGAGTCGTACACGACCAGCCGTCCGTTCTGGGCCAGAAGCAGCTCCCGGTCACTCAGCCAGCCGACCAGCTCGGCTTGATGGATGATCACGGTCGACCGGGGCGGGTCGCCCAACTGCAGGATCTCGACTGCGGGCAACTCGGCAATCGCCGTTCGCATCCTCGCCAGTTCTTCGGGGTTCGCCTTTCCATCGAGCGACAGGCGAATGTCGCCGCCGGACCGCGCGGTCGACACAATGGTGTGGGCGAGCATCCCGTTGCCGACGGTCAGGCGGGCGTCCGCGGTGAAGAAGCTCACGTCGTAGTTGCGGTTGTCGTAGCGGCGGGTCTCGTCGTACAGCACCGAGGCCTTGCGGTTCCTCAGAAACAACGTCTGG harbors:
- a CDS encoding heparan-alpha-glucosaminide N-acetyltransferase domain-containing protein, producing MLDILRGCAILGMVIVHFWQGNPNEGGGALGAAINQGIGWFIAGKAATTFAILFGVGFAIQLQRADARGENGRWRFLRRLLGVALFGVLVAALAGVDTLIMYAVSGVASVRSALVDAPPAYRCDRDRNALGDLECGRRELSMQDPMSPEERTWRPHRKRP